A single Antechinus flavipes isolate AdamAnt ecotype Samford, QLD, Australia chromosome 5, AdamAnt_v2, whole genome shotgun sequence DNA region contains:
- the LOC127539457 gene encoding neurofilament medium polypeptide-like, translated as MGMTPEGETQNEDNIQTTQTKILLGADAQLLALQMSAREGLEHANRTKEKISKLNQVIRKQWNDIELVKSRCWELQDSINTTKRLERISLNVTWSKLSELENDLEKAKEDAFRHLRRFQLSANQKTTYEKKRENEQNRMLNFAPINIYANPYAEALAALEAMAVDEPENSPETKDDIIASSKSEDSVKDLAGSETYTSDFEAGGTEKSQEEESVSTSLEQSEYSVDSAFGRTETSRNDSGSRTSDSSSKCSDSSENESESEVSENSSEIKISDHDLEDLRASENQSPSEMRIMGNNLGIKSSKDSPEIKCSQSLPGIKNIKGSSIKCNGNTWRFKSNKISPSAKMSKNDSGLKNKSGCPGSGYSENSLGTKIRRSPSGIKINENLSEVKLSDSPLVKSNGIPSKTKINESPLEAKSSRSDLGVKNSKDSSVKSSKSPPGVKCGKVKAGGSPLGVKHNGSPPETKQNGSVSGTKQNESPSGITKTGNPLTVKASGSPVRTKYRENVSRTRENGYSLGGRQSERISGVKQRERVSGVKRNEFSSASKRRERPSRARVNGGSLGGKTNKKPSGAKDCKSPPGARSQDSSSESKSGGSLSEAVSGNDSEAKRSSSSSLEENTTTKTNKNSAMGPSVQKTHSK; from the exons ATGGGAATGACACCTGAGGGAGAAACTCAGAATGAGGACAACATACAGACAACACAGACCAAGATTCTATTAGGCGCTGATGCCCAG TTATTGGCACTACAAATGTCAGCCAGAGAAGGTTTGGAACATGCAAACAGAACCAAAGAGAAGATCTCTAAACTCAACCAAGTGATTAGGAAGCAGTGGAATGATATTGAGTTGGTAAAATCCCGG TGTTGGGAGCTCCAGGACTCCATTAATACCACCAAACGACTTGAGAGGATATCCCTCAATGTCACTTGGAGCAAACTATCTGAGctggaaaatgatttggagaaggctAAAGAAGATGCTTTCCGGCACCTGAGGAGATTCCAGTTGAGTGCAAATCAAAAGACCACctatgagaagaaaagagaaaatgagcagaacag GATGCTCAACTTTGCCCCAATCAACATCT ATGCAAATCCCTATGCTGAGGCCTTAGCAGCATTAGAGGCGATGGCTGTTGATGAACCCGAGAACTCTCCTGAAACCAAAGATGATATCATTGCTAGTTCTAAAAGTGAAGATTCCGTTAAAGATTTGGCTGGATCAGAAACATACACGAGTGACTTTGAGGCAGGAGGGACAGAGAAAAGCCAGGAGGAGGAGAGTGTATCTACTTCACTAGAGCAGTCAGAGTATAGTGTTGATAGCGCCTTTGGGAGAACTGAAACAAGTAGAAATGACTCCGGGAGCAGAACCAGTGATAGCTCTTCAAAATGTAGTGACTCTAGTGAGAATGAATCAGAAAGTGAAGTTAGTGAAAATTCTTCTGAAATCAAAATCAGCGATCATGACTTAGAAGATCTTAGAGCCAGTGAGAACCAGAGTCCCTCGGAAATGAGAATTATGGGGAATAATTTAGGAATTAAAAGCAGTAAGGATTCCCCAGAAATCAAATGCTCTCAGAGTCTTCCAGGAATTAAAAACATTAAGGGTAGCTCCATAAAATGCAATGGGAACACCTGGAGATTCAAAAGTAACAAGATCTCTCCAAGTgccaaaatgagcaaaaatgatTCAGGCCTCAAAAATAAGAGCGGCTGCCCAGGAAGCGGATACAGTGAGAACTCTTTGGGAACCAAAATCAGGAGGAGCCCCTCTGGAATCAAAATCAATGAGAATCTCTCTGAAGTTAAACTAAGTGACAGCCCCCTAGTCAAAAGCAATGGGATCCCTTCAAAAACCAAAATTAATGAGAGCCCCTTGGAAGCCAAAAGTAGTAGAAGTGACTTGGGGGTCAAGAATAGTAAGGACAGCTCAGTCAAATCCAGCAAGAGTCCTCCAGGAGTCAAATGTGGGAAAGTTAAGGCTGGTGGGAGCCCTTTAGGGGTTAAACACAATGGGAGTCCCCCAGAAACCAAACAAAATGGGAGTGTCTCAGGAACCAAACAAAATGAGAGCCCCTCGGGTATTACAAAAACTGGGAATCCTCTAACTGTCAAAGCTAGTGGAAGCCCTGTAAGAACCAAATACAGAGAGAATGTGTCTAGAACCAGAGAGAATGGGTATTCCTTGGGAGGCAGACAAAGTGAGCGGATTTCAGGAgtcaagcagagagagagagtttcaggagttaaaagaaatgaattttcctCAGCATCCAAACGCAGGGAGAGGCCTTCAAGGGCCAGAGTTAATGGGGGCTCCTTGGGAGGCAAAACGAACAAAAAGCCCTCTGGAGCCAAAGACTGTAAAAGCCCCCCAGGAGCCAGAAGTCAGGACAGCTCCTCGGAGAGCAAATCTGGCGGGAGCCTCTCGGAAGCAGTCAGTGGCAACGACTCGGAGGCCAAacgcagcagcagcagctcctTGGAAGAGAACACTACAACCAAGACTAACAAGAATAGTGCCATGGGCCCAAGTGTACAAAAGACTCATTCAAAATAA